In Janibacter sp. CX7, a single genomic region encodes these proteins:
- a CDS encoding ribonuclease domain-containing protein, translating to MSKTWRTRLQLAGGVLLILLAAWIVITGGTGGTGGDSSPGGSTTSAATSATSQTEAGGPPSGTGESGSTPDSGLDTIAESQLPPEGRETLELIRSDGPFPYDRDGITFGNREGILPDQSQGYYREYTVPTPGEDDRGARRIVGGQDGDRYYTDDHYASFAQIEEGQ from the coding sequence GTGTCGAAGACCTGGCGCACCCGGCTGCAGCTGGCCGGGGGAGTCCTGCTGATCCTGCTCGCCGCCTGGATCGTCATCACCGGCGGCACCGGCGGCACCGGGGGCGACTCCTCGCCCGGCGGGTCGACCACCTCCGCCGCGACCTCGGCGACCTCGCAGACCGAGGCGGGGGGACCCCCTTCGGGCACAGGGGAGTCCGGCTCCACTCCCGACTCCGGGCTGGACACGATCGCCGAGTCGCAGCTGCCGCCGGAGGGCCGCGAGACGCTCGAGCTGATCCGCTCCGACGGACCCTTCCCCTACGACCGCGACGGCATCACCTTCGGCAACCGCGAGGGGATCCTGCCCGACCAGTCGCAGGGCTACTACCGCGAGTACACCGTGCCGACGCCCGGCGAGGACGACCGCGGCGCGCGCCGGATCGTCGGCGGGCAGGACGGCGACCGCTACTACACGGACGACCACTACGCGAGCTTCGCCCAGATCGAGGAGGGGCAGTGA
- a CDS encoding barstar family protein, whose protein sequence is MIHIEAAGVDGLLARAVTSTDHVHLVDGGSGREETYDRFAEALVLPEHFGRNLDALMDCLRDVADRHEGPWTLVWRPGHGGADPGVLDVLGDLDDEYPDLSIVVADR, encoded by the coding sequence GTGATCCACATCGAGGCCGCCGGGGTCGACGGGCTGCTCGCCCGCGCGGTCACCAGCACCGACCACGTCCACCTCGTCGACGGCGGGTCCGGGCGGGAGGAGACCTACGACCGCTTCGCCGAGGCGCTCGTGCTGCCCGAGCACTTCGGGCGCAACCTCGACGCCCTCATGGACTGCCTGCGCGACGTCGCCGACCGGCACGAGGGGCCGTGGACGCTCGTGTGGCGCCCGGGCCACGGCGGCGCCGACCCGGGCGTGCTCGACGTGCTCGGTGACCTCGACGACGAGTACCCGGACCTGAGCATCGTGGTGGCGGATCGCTGA